Proteins encoded together in one Pontiella desulfatans window:
- a CDS encoding lysophospholipid acyltransferase family protein, with the protein MANWKQTRRTLRRPFETGLFMATKALVPLLPRRAIVGLAKALGHLGMVLPIREKSIGMKNLDAVFGNTKSVREKRRILASSFATFSQTMLDVLWFSVNPEKRIGEYVEFKNGPLKDRFLEDRPLICITAHMGSWELMGQTCALLGADLASIAAPIKNKMVDRLLIGMRERTGQTIIPRKGALRALIARLRKNGKAAFVLDQNTSPENGGIKVDFLGLPMMVSSAPAALAYRTGTEIMLGFCRPCPGGKYLIEIACCIQPPPFDKAEDPDNMALELTRLIEDNVSEQIRKYPEYWLWSYKHWRRYEGNTYPSNYPHY; encoded by the coding sequence ATGGCGAATTGGAAACAAACAAGAAGAACGCTGCGGCGCCCGTTCGAAACGGGCCTGTTCATGGCAACCAAGGCACTGGTCCCCCTGCTGCCCCGCCGGGCAATCGTCGGTCTGGCGAAAGCTCTGGGCCATCTGGGCATGGTGCTTCCGATCCGTGAAAAATCCATCGGGATGAAGAACCTGGATGCCGTCTTCGGAAACACGAAGTCGGTTCGGGAAAAACGTAGGATTCTCGCCTCCTCGTTTGCCACCTTCAGCCAAACCATGCTGGACGTGCTCTGGTTTTCGGTGAACCCGGAAAAGCGCATCGGGGAATATGTCGAGTTCAAGAACGGGCCGCTCAAGGATCGGTTTCTGGAAGACCGACCGCTGATTTGCATCACGGCCCATATGGGCAGCTGGGAACTCATGGGGCAGACCTGTGCGTTGCTGGGAGCGGATTTGGCCAGTATTGCCGCCCCGATCAAAAACAAAATGGTGGATCGGCTCCTGATCGGAATGCGCGAACGCACCGGGCAAACGATCATCCCGCGCAAAGGGGCGTTGCGGGCGTTGATTGCCCGGCTCCGCAAGAACGGCAAGGCGGCCTTTGTCTTGGATCAAAACACGTCCCCGGAAAATGGAGGCATCAAGGTCGACTTCCTCGGGTTGCCCATGATGGTTTCTTCCGCTCCGGCGGCGCTGGCCTACCGCACCGGAACGGAAATCATGCTGGGTTTCTGCCGACCCTGCCCCGGCGGGAAATACCTTATCGAGATCGCCTGCTGCATTCAGCCCCCGCCCTTCGACAAGGCGGAGGATCCAGACAACATGGCGCTTGAACTGACCCGGCTGATCGAGGACAACGTGTCGGAGCAAATCCGGAAATACCCGGAATACTGGCTGTGGTCATACAAACACTGGCGGCGCTACGAAGGAAACACCTACCCCTCCAACTACCCGCACTACTAA
- a CDS encoding peptidylprolyl isomerase: protein MILMKTSKGDIKIELDSEKAPKTVANFMSYVASGHYGGTIFHRVMDGFMIQGGGFDEAMNQKPAPDTVENEAANGLSNKVGSIAMARTSDPHSAGAQFFINVNDNNFLDHPGQDGWGYCVFGQVVEGMEVVNDIKGVATGNAGPHQNVPTEAVVINEVVVVD from the coding sequence ATGATCTTGATGAAAACGTCCAAAGGGGACATTAAAATCGAACTCGATTCGGAGAAGGCGCCCAAGACGGTTGCCAACTTCATGAGCTATGTTGCATCCGGCCACTATGGCGGAACCATCTTCCATCGCGTAATGGACGGTTTCATGATCCAGGGGGGAGGTTTCGACGAAGCCATGAACCAGAAACCGGCACCCGACACCGTTGAAAACGAAGCAGCCAACGGTCTTTCGAACAAGGTCGGCAGCATTGCCATGGCGCGCACATCCGATCCGCATAGCGCTGGCGCCCAATTCTTCATCAACGTTAACGACAACAACTTCCTCGACCATCCCGGTCAGGATGGATGGGGCTACTGTGTTTTTGGCCAGGTTGTTGAAGGCATGGAGGTGGTCAACGACATCAAGGGCGTTGCCACCGGCAACGCCGGCCCTCATCAGAATGTGCCGACAGAGGCGGTTGTGATCAACGAGGTGGTCGTTGTCGATTAA
- a CDS encoding nucleotidyl transferase family protein — MKDALDRLIAGELPFILVGRDDFPEKAILLSGSFNPLHAGHEGLLLAAEKVAEREGVLELSVLNVDKPPLNIVEVERRLLQLKGRYTAVLTCAPTFAEKADLLPGVWFAMGYDTAIRLLSPEYHDDVPAMLSRFRELDVRFAVAGRLHGGRFQGLGNIEIPAGFEDLFIPIPEELFREDISSTALRSQ; from the coding sequence ATGAAGGATGCCCTGGACCGACTCATTGCCGGCGAGCTGCCCTTCATCCTTGTTGGGCGGGATGACTTTCCCGAAAAAGCCATTCTGCTCTCCGGTTCATTCAATCCACTGCACGCGGGGCACGAGGGCTTGTTGCTTGCGGCAGAAAAGGTGGCGGAACGCGAGGGGGTGCTCGAGCTGTCCGTGCTCAACGTCGACAAGCCTCCGCTCAACATCGTCGAGGTGGAGCGTCGCTTGCTTCAGTTGAAGGGGCGCTACACCGCCGTGTTGACCTGTGCGCCCACCTTTGCCGAAAAAGCAGACCTCTTGCCAGGCGTCTGGTTCGCCATGGGCTACGACACCGCCATCCGGTTGCTCAGTCCCGAATACCACGACGATGTTCCCGCGATGCTCTCGCGCTTCCGTGAACTGGATGTCCGTTTCGCCGTGGCCGGCCGGTTGCACGGCGGGCGCTTCCAAGGGTTGGGCAACATCGAAATCCCCGCAGGCTTCGAAGACCTGTTCATCCCCATCCCGGAAGAGCTGTTCCGGGAGGACATCAGCTCCACTGCGCTGCGCTCCCAATAA
- the leuB gene encoding 3-isopropylmalate dehydrogenase — protein sequence MSKTYKITLLPGDGIGPEVIAESVKVLDAVSEKAGFALEYTQQNAGGAAIDAHNDPMPDSVVETCKASDAVLLGAVGGPKWDALTGAMRPESGLLKIRKELGAFANLRPVTVPASLAENSPLRPETVAGLDLFTVRELTGGIYFGQPVGTEGEGDDKKAWNTMVYSVGEIKRVARVAFEWARKRRNKVTSVDKANVLEVSRLWRDTVIELHQAEYSDVELDHLYIDNAAMQMVVNPRQFDVILTGNIFGDILSDASATLGGSLGLLPSASVGGPVGIFEPVHGSAPDIAGQGKANPIAMILSAAMMLDTLGEEAAANAIRAGVEKVLNDGYRSGDLWREGNTLASTTELGDLVKEAALAAM from the coding sequence ATGTCCAAAACCTATAAAATCACCCTGCTTCCGGGCGACGGCATCGGCCCCGAAGTGATCGCCGAGTCCGTCAAGGTGCTCGACGCCGTCTCCGAAAAAGCCGGCTTTGCCCTCGAATACACGCAACAGAATGCGGGCGGAGCGGCGATCGATGCCCATAACGACCCGATGCCCGATTCCGTGGTTGAAACCTGCAAGGCGTCCGACGCCGTGCTGCTCGGCGCCGTTGGCGGCCCGAAATGGGATGCTCTCACCGGCGCCATGCGCCCGGAAAGCGGCCTGCTTAAAATCCGCAAGGAACTGGGTGCGTTTGCCAACCTGCGTCCGGTCACCGTTCCTGCGTCGCTGGCCGAAAACTCGCCGCTGCGCCCCGAAACCGTAGCCGGCCTCGACCTCTTCACCGTCCGCGAACTGACCGGCGGCATCTACTTCGGCCAGCCTGTCGGCACCGAAGGCGAAGGCGACGACAAGAAAGCCTGGAACACGATGGTCTACTCCGTCGGCGAAATCAAACGTGTTGCCCGTGTGGCCTTCGAATGGGCCCGCAAGCGCCGCAACAAAGTGACCAGCGTCGACAAAGCCAACGTCCTCGAAGTTTCCCGCCTCTGGCGCGATACCGTCATCGAGTTGCACCAGGCCGAATATTCCGACGTGGAACTCGACCACCTCTACATCGACAACGCCGCCATGCAGATGGTGGTTAATCCACGCCAGTTCGATGTGATCCTGACCGGAAACATCTTCGGCGACATTTTGTCGGATGCCTCCGCAACACTCGGCGGCTCGCTCGGCCTGCTGCCGTCGGCATCCGTCGGCGGCCCGGTTGGCATCTTCGAGCCGGTTCACGGTTCCGCTCCGGACATTGCCGGACAGGGCAAGGCAAACCCGATCGCGATGATCCTTTCCGCGGCCATGATGCTCGACACCCTCGGCGAAGAGGCCGCAGCCAACGCGATCCGCGCCGGTGTTGAAAAAGTGCTCAACGATGGCTATCGCTCCGGCGACCTGTGGCGCGAAGGCAACACCCTCGCCTCGACCACCGAACTCGGCGACCTGGTTAAAGAAGCGGCCCTGGCCGCAATGTAA
- a CDS encoding ABC transporter permease — MIAEMSIPATVSMFALLLIPIGIFLYLRIGVVRETIVSAIRMAVQLVLVGLYLKYIFQLNNGWVNLAWVVLMMVAANMSILGKSGLKRRFFFWRTLTGVAASTLIVSGWFILVAIRPEPFYDARYMIPIIGMILGNCQRSNVLSLERFYSGIRKNEHEFMTYLMLGATLREATFPYLRTAIKGCVNPSISTMATMGIVSLPGMMTGQILGGAMPMAAIKYQIGIMICIFTAMVIAAMVNILLSLPVAFDDYQRLKTDIFQ; from the coding sequence ATGATCGCCGAGATGTCCATTCCCGCCACGGTGTCGATGTTCGCGTTGTTGCTCATCCCGATCGGCATCTTTCTCTATCTCCGCATCGGGGTCGTCCGCGAAACCATCGTTTCGGCCATCCGGATGGCGGTACAGCTGGTGCTGGTTGGCCTCTACCTGAAATATATTTTCCAGCTGAACAATGGATGGGTCAACCTGGCCTGGGTCGTGTTGATGATGGTGGCGGCCAACATGAGTATTCTCGGGAAGTCCGGTTTGAAGCGGCGGTTCTTTTTCTGGCGCACCCTCACCGGCGTGGCCGCCAGCACGTTGATCGTCAGCGGCTGGTTCATCCTCGTGGCCATCCGCCCCGAGCCGTTCTACGACGCGCGCTACATGATCCCGATCATCGGCATGATCCTCGGCAACTGCCAGCGCAGCAACGTGCTAAGCCTGGAACGGTTCTATAGCGGCATTCGCAAGAACGAACACGAATTCATGACCTACCTGATGCTGGGCGCCACCCTGCGCGAGGCCACCTTCCCCTACCTGCGCACCGCCATCAAGGGTTGCGTCAATCCCTCCATCTCCACGATGGCCACCATGGGCATCGTTTCGTTGCCCGGCATGATGACCGGCCAAATCCTCGGCGGGGCCATGCCGATGGCCGCGATCAAATACCAGATCGGCATCATGATCTGCATTTTCACGGCCATGGTGATTGCCGCCATGGTCAACATCCTGCTCAGCCTGCCCGTGGCGTTCGACGACTACCAGCGCCTCAAAACCGACATTTTCCAGTAG
- a CDS encoding ABC transporter ATP-binding protein: protein MIEFRNITLKVHRQTLLESVSLQIADGDKVVIRGASGCGKSSLLKSAIGAIPLGQGSIRIHSLELSPATVAEIRARIAFIGQEPTLGADQVRDALLLPFNFKAHRGNQPPEKEIIETLGRLHLSTDILDKPSKRISGGEKQRIAIARALLLGKTVFLADEVTSALDPESKAAVMEELFRPGITLLSVSHDPDWIAACNRIIAIENRQLEETSK from the coding sequence ATGATTGAATTTAGAAACATTACATTAAAGGTGCACCGGCAGACGCTGCTGGAGAGCGTGAGCCTGCAGATTGCGGATGGCGACAAGGTTGTGATTCGCGGGGCATCCGGTTGCGGCAAAAGCTCGCTGCTGAAGAGTGCCATCGGGGCAATTCCCCTGGGCCAGGGTTCAATCCGGATCCATTCATTGGAATTATCGCCCGCCACCGTTGCCGAGATACGGGCGCGGATTGCCTTCATTGGCCAGGAGCCCACGCTTGGAGCGGATCAAGTTCGCGATGCCCTTTTGTTGCCGTTCAATTTCAAGGCCCACCGGGGAAACCAACCTCCGGAAAAGGAGATTATCGAGACCCTTGGGCGGTTGCACCTCTCGACCGATATACTGGACAAACCCTCCAAGCGCATCTCCGGGGGCGAAAAACAGCGCATTGCCATTGCCCGCGCCCTGCTGCTGGGGAAAACCGTATTCCTCGCGGACGAAGTTACATCCGCACTCGATCCGGAAAGCAAGGCGGCTGTCATGGAGGAACTGTTCCGCCCCGGGATCACATTGCTCTCGGTATCGCACGATCCCGACTGGATTGCCGCCTGCAACAGGATCATCGCCATTGAAAACCGGCAGCTTGAGGAGACCTCGAAATGA
- a CDS encoding AEC family transporter gives MFIINSIAPIFLLIALGKVLQKTGFFPDAFFKGLNKFVFWFALPALLIGNISQATLELDTIYKIVLLFSAGTLLSLLFAWCVAKVLKLPAPTTGSFIQGSFRGNGAFIGLPVIIYTLSGLDASAEALGTVVLAPVVVLFNVLGVTVLLHYGKGKHSAGDSIATFFIQMVKNPLLMSCVVGIALNVLGIRLPLFLHRSLEALGKTALPLVLLSIGSGLAFERVKGVASPSLIASLIKVVVTPAIGFLLAGLFDLSTTERMIAIFYLACPAAGMSYVMADVMGNDATLASRIIALSTLLSAITLPIIIAIGL, from the coding sequence ATGTTTATCATCAACAGCATAGCGCCGATCTTTTTGCTGATCGCCTTGGGCAAGGTTTTGCAGAAGACCGGCTTTTTTCCGGACGCCTTTTTCAAGGGACTGAACAAGTTTGTTTTTTGGTTTGCGCTGCCGGCCTTGCTCATTGGCAACATCAGCCAGGCCACGCTGGAACTCGACACCATCTACAAGATTGTTCTGTTGTTCAGCGCAGGCACTTTGCTCAGCCTATTGTTTGCCTGGTGTGTTGCCAAAGTCCTCAAGCTGCCAGCGCCGACGACCGGCTCGTTCATTCAGGGATCGTTCCGGGGCAACGGCGCTTTTATTGGATTGCCCGTCATCATCTACACGCTATCCGGCCTTGATGCTTCGGCAGAAGCCCTGGGTACGGTGGTGCTGGCGCCGGTGGTCGTGTTGTTCAACGTTCTCGGGGTTACGGTGCTGCTCCACTATGGCAAGGGCAAGCATAGTGCGGGCGACTCGATTGCGACGTTTTTCATCCAAATGGTTAAAAACCCGTTGCTGATGTCGTGCGTGGTGGGCATTGCCCTCAACGTGCTAGGCATCCGACTCCCCCTCTTTCTCCATCGTTCGCTGGAAGCCCTTGGCAAAACGGCGCTTCCGCTGGTTCTGCTGAGCATCGGATCGGGACTCGCCTTTGAGCGCGTGAAGGGAGTGGCATCCCCGTCCCTAATTGCCTCGTTGATCAAGGTGGTCGTCACGCCGGCCATCGGCTTCCTGTTGGCGGGGCTGTTCGACCTATCGACGACGGAACGAATGATTGCCATTTTCTACCTGGCCTGCCCCGCCGCCGGCATGTCGTATGTGATGGCGGATGTGATGGGCAACGATGCCACCCTGGCCAGCCGGATTATTGCACTGAGCACCTTGCTCTCCGCCATCACCCTGCCTATCATCATCGCTATCGGACTCTAA
- a CDS encoding DUF4870 domain-containing protein, protein MNLIEELEKLEALHRNGALSDAEFREAKHALLTQHQGFAQSPSRGMASSDDELWGVLLHLSQFGGYLIPLGGWIIPIVLWLIKRNDSPVIDRHGRIVINWILTEIIYGIIFALLSIFVIGIPLLIILGILAFVYPIIGAVKASGGKTWDYPGNIHFL, encoded by the coding sequence ATGAACCTGATTGAAGAACTGGAAAAACTCGAGGCCCTCCACCGGAACGGTGCCCTCTCGGATGCTGAATTCCGCGAAGCAAAGCATGCGCTGCTGACCCAACACCAGGGCTTCGCGCAAAGCCCAAGCCGCGGGATGGCCTCCTCCGACGATGAACTTTGGGGCGTGTTGCTCCACCTGTCGCAGTTTGGCGGCTATCTGATTCCCCTTGGCGGATGGATTATTCCGATCGTCCTCTGGCTCATCAAGCGCAACGACTCGCCGGTGATCGACCGGCATGGACGGATCGTCATCAACTGGATCCTCACGGAAATCATCTACGGCATTATCTTCGCCCTGCTCAGCATTTTCGTCATCGGCATCCCCTTGCTCATCATCCTCGGCATCCTCGCCTTCGTCTATCCCATCATCGGCGCCGTCAAGGCCAGTGGAGGAAAAACCTGGGACTATCCCGGCAACATCCATTTCCTTTAA
- a CDS encoding PTS sugar transporter subunit IIA, with amino-acid sequence MEALKQIFDSIMHAGHMSPFLVVGILILAGFAGDWVGKFFKLPHVTGNILGGIVVGPYCLGLIGGHDQLHDLQPIATFAMSLVAVSIGGHLSYRRIHNSLRRIISISMFEVFLSVITVVVACKLFGMDWPTTLLLGGIAASTAPATTIALIRESRAKGPFVKTLISAVALNNILCILIFVMMRTFVSAYFESGETTGKIDDALLLSGYHLLGALILGLGMGWITKILVSKPKFHDFTTILLAIMLLDGLAAYLTLSPLLVCLFFGVYLGNSSEVAEKQLNTLTPLEPTLYVIFFTLAGVSLHLDELAAVGVAATVYIGARVLGKTLGAAMGGMVGKCSKRMWQNMSYALYPQSGIAIGLVVLLNDDAFVPGEIKSAVGAIILAGVTVAEIIGPFATKAALARSGEANRDRQRLVEFLAEEFIVVDLKALDKWDAIRQLVTFMMRTHRVEHISQDELYQSVVDREKDMSTAMGRGIAIPHGHIEKGPAIQGVMGICRNGIEFDAPDGEPVKLIMLIVTPKDKKDMHLKVLSSLSSMVRNDAIRTRLMAAISPEDAMEVIESEEARDYNYFLE; translated from the coding sequence GTGGAAGCATTAAAACAAATCTTTGATTCAATTATGCATGCCGGGCACATGAGCCCGTTTCTGGTGGTTGGCATATTGATCCTGGCTGGGTTTGCCGGCGACTGGGTCGGTAAATTTTTCAAGTTGCCCCACGTAACAGGGAATATTCTCGGCGGGATTGTGGTCGGGCCCTACTGCCTTGGATTGATCGGCGGCCACGATCAATTGCATGATCTCCAGCCGATCGCCACATTCGCCATGAGCCTGGTTGCGGTGAGTATCGGCGGCCATCTGTCCTACCGCCGGATCCACAACTCCCTGCGCCGCATTATATCCATTTCGATGTTCGAGGTTTTCCTTTCCGTCATCACGGTGGTCGTTGCCTGCAAACTTTTCGGTATGGACTGGCCGACTACGTTGCTGTTGGGCGGGATCGCCGCGTCCACGGCTCCGGCCACCACCATTGCCCTCATCCGGGAATCTCGTGCAAAGGGGCCGTTTGTGAAAACGCTCATTTCCGCCGTAGCCCTGAACAATATCCTCTGCATCCTCATTTTCGTGATGATGCGCACCTTTGTGTCGGCCTATTTTGAAAGTGGGGAGACCACCGGCAAGATCGACGACGCCCTATTGTTATCCGGCTATCATTTGCTGGGTGCCCTGATACTGGGGCTGGGCATGGGGTGGATCACCAAAATTTTGGTTTCAAAGCCAAAGTTCCACGATTTCACGACCATCCTGCTGGCGATCATGCTGCTCGACGGATTGGCGGCCTACCTCACCCTGAGCCCATTGCTGGTGTGCCTCTTTTTCGGGGTTTATCTGGGCAACAGTTCCGAGGTGGCAGAAAAGCAACTCAACACACTAACGCCGTTGGAGCCGACCCTCTACGTCATCTTTTTCACGTTGGCCGGGGTTTCGCTCCACCTGGATGAACTCGCGGCGGTCGGGGTTGCCGCCACGGTGTATATCGGTGCCCGTGTTCTGGGTAAAACACTGGGTGCGGCGATGGGTGGTATGGTTGGAAAGTGTTCCAAACGGATGTGGCAAAACATGTCCTACGCCCTGTATCCCCAATCCGGCATTGCCATCGGTTTGGTGGTGTTGTTGAACGACGATGCATTTGTTCCGGGAGAGATCAAGAGTGCGGTTGGTGCCATTATTCTTGCCGGTGTAACCGTGGCGGAAATCATTGGCCCATTTGCCACCAAAGCCGCGTTGGCGCGTTCCGGCGAGGCCAACCGCGACCGGCAGCGCCTGGTGGAATTCCTAGCCGAGGAATTCATCGTGGTCGATCTCAAGGCGCTCGACAAGTGGGATGCCATCCGGCAACTCGTCACGTTTATGATGCGTACGCACCGGGTTGAGCATATCAGCCAGGACGAGCTGTATCAGTCCGTGGTGGATCGGGAAAAGGATATGTCGACCGCCATGGGGCGGGGCATTGCCATTCCGCATGGGCACATCGAAAAAGGCCCCGCCATTCAGGGCGTGATGGGCATTTGCCGGAATGGAATCGAATTCGATGCCCCCGACGGGGAGCCCGTGAAGCTGATCATGCTGATCGTTACGCCGAAGGATAAGAAGGACATGCACCTCAAGGTGCTCTCCAGCCTCTCCTCGATGGTTCGCAACGATGCCATTCGCACCCGCCTCATGGCCGCCATCAGTCCCGAAGACGCGATGGAAGTTATCGAAAGCGAAGAAGCCCGCGACTACAACTATTTTCTTGAATAG
- a CDS encoding helix-turn-helix domain-containing protein codes for MGVSNYWFTITVRDVVVGTAFVQALDKANHILRNQLLKNPASAEARFLSRSEFDDAARLLQFIAQSAETSVLAELNQTDVAQARQAMGALQQEQDRLKEHIHRLMPEEHRQSEQFLPPPPLVQRLLEMVHQHYAEPITLQKCARDLRRNSAYLSDLFSHTVGLPFKAYLTELRLEKAKELLGHPDKNVNEIAQAVGYASAHRFRLAFKKLTGLPPRAWSEAMRPSR; via the coding sequence ATGGGCGTAAGCAACTATTGGTTTACGATCACGGTTCGGGATGTGGTGGTCGGAACCGCGTTCGTGCAGGCGCTCGACAAGGCCAACCACATTCTTCGCAATCAGCTCTTGAAGAACCCCGCGAGTGCCGAGGCCCGCTTCCTTAGCCGGTCTGAGTTCGACGACGCGGCGCGCCTACTGCAGTTCATTGCCCAAAGTGCGGAAACTTCCGTTCTGGCCGAGCTGAACCAGACGGATGTGGCACAGGCCCGACAGGCGATGGGCGCCCTGCAACAGGAACAGGATCGGTTGAAAGAGCACATCCATCGTCTAATGCCGGAGGAACACCGGCAGTCTGAGCAGTTCCTTCCACCGCCACCTCTCGTGCAACGTTTGCTTGAGATGGTGCACCAGCATTATGCCGAACCGATCACGCTCCAGAAATGTGCCCGCGACTTGCGGCGAAACTCAGCATATCTATCCGATCTGTTCTCCCATACGGTAGGCTTGCCCTTCAAGGCCTACCTCACCGAGCTTCGCCTGGAAAAAGCCAAGGAGTTGCTTGGCCATCCGGACAAGAACGTGAACGAGATTGCGCAGGCAGTCGGCTATGCAAGCGCGCATCGCTTTCGCCTTGCCTTCAAGAAGCTGACCGGCTTGCCTCCCCGGGCTTGGAGCGAAGCCATGCGGCCTTCGAGATAG
- a CDS encoding DUF6036 family nucleotidyltransferase yields MILNDDYRDILQALNDERVEFILVGAYALAAHGYPRATMDIDLWVCPSETNALAVLRALNRFGAPLHGLTAEDLCKDDTVFQIGIAPCRIDIITGATGLAFKAASANCKPCEIDGIPLKILSLDDLIANKSATGRPKDAVDVIELKKLKAE; encoded by the coding sequence ATGATCCTGAACGACGATTACAGAGACATATTACAAGCGTTAAACGACGAGCGGGTTGAGTTCATCCTGGTCGGTGCCTACGCCTTGGCGGCACACGGATATCCTCGGGCCACGATGGATATCGATCTCTGGGTGTGTCCCTCCGAAACAAATGCCCTAGCCGTGTTGCGGGCGCTCAACCGATTCGGGGCACCGCTACATGGTCTGACCGCCGAGGATCTCTGCAAAGACGATACGGTTTTCCAAATAGGAATCGCCCCTTGCCGGATTGACATCATTACGGGAGCAACGGGCTTGGCATTCAAGGCGGCTTCCGCAAATTGCAAACCATGCGAGATCGACGGTATCCCTCTTAAAATTCTTTCACTCGATGATCTCATTGCCAATAAATCCGCAACAGGGCGTCCCAAAGATGCCGTCGATGTGATTGAGCTGAAAAAGCTCAAGGCCGAATAG
- the rseP gene encoding RIP metalloprotease RseP, which translates to MLETLFFIAMMLFLFGITIFVHEFGHFIVAKKCGLVIEAFSIGMGPALWKKEVDGIVYKIGAFPIGGYVSLPQLDPEGMEKMQGDNENDRATLPEVSPWKKIAVAVAGPLCNILFAIPLALIVSTAEKAPDTTVVGGVSTNSVCHAKGLKAGDEIIAINGNEVTSWYDIMVEKMLLQDTGRISIDYVSAGTTNQLELVGEEIDQEVIGFSGVGQALRPLLADIRSGEPAGDGGLKTGDLVTQIDGKPIHYWHELPEAVQARRDQPTEFTVLRKDETLTLTVTPKYIEEYDKVMIGVTPGDPNALPWSMSGNPITQIKSDAMKIFRLLKALTTKGEAKQAAGGLGGPVAIFTMIWFALKLGLPYAIGLIRFININLAVLNLLPLPVLDGGHICFALWEGITKRKVHPKVVGTLVNIFAILLISAMLFLSWRDVDRNWNVSRFFKKAPAEQVDEPAPTE; encoded by the coding sequence ATGCTCGAAACACTCTTCTTCATCGCCATGATGCTATTCCTTTTCGGCATCACCATTTTCGTCCACGAATTCGGTCATTTCATCGTCGCCAAGAAATGCGGACTGGTGATCGAGGCCTTCTCGATCGGCATGGGCCCCGCCCTTTGGAAAAAGGAAGTCGACGGCATCGTCTACAAGATCGGCGCCTTCCCCATCGGCGGCTATGTCTCCCTGCCCCAGCTCGACCCGGAAGGCATGGAAAAGATGCAGGGCGACAACGAGAACGACCGCGCAACCCTGCCCGAGGTCTCCCCCTGGAAAAAGATTGCCGTCGCCGTTGCCGGCCCCCTCTGCAACATTCTCTTCGCCATCCCGCTGGCCCTGATTGTATCCACCGCCGAAAAGGCCCCCGACACCACCGTGGTCGGCGGGGTTTCAACCAACAGCGTCTGCCATGCCAAAGGGCTCAAGGCCGGAGATGAAATCATTGCCATCAACGGCAACGAAGTCACCAGCTGGTACGACATCATGGTGGAAAAAATGCTACTGCAGGATACCGGGCGCATTTCGATCGACTATGTCTCCGCCGGCACCACCAACCAGCTTGAACTTGTTGGCGAGGAAATCGACCAGGAAGTCATCGGCTTCAGCGGCGTGGGCCAGGCCCTGCGGCCCTTGCTGGCCGACATTCGCTCCGGCGAACCCGCAGGCGATGGCGGGCTCAAGACCGGCGACCTCGTCACACAGATCGACGGCAAACCGATCCACTATTGGCACGAGCTGCCCGAAGCCGTCCAGGCCCGCCGCGACCAACCGACGGAGTTCACCGTGCTGCGCAAGGACGAAACCCTCACGCTCACCGTCACCCCCAAATATATCGAGGAATACGACAAGGTGATGATCGGCGTCACCCCGGGCGACCCGAACGCCCTGCCATGGTCGATGTCCGGCAACCCGATCACGCAGATCAAGAGCGACGCCATGAAGATTTTCCGCCTGCTCAAGGCGCTCACCACCAAGGGCGAAGCCAAGCAGGCCGCCGGCGGCCTCGGTGGCCCCGTAGCCATCTTCACCATGATCTGGTTCGCGCTGAAGCTCGGCCTCCCCTACGCCATCGGCCTGATCCGCTTCATCAACATCAACCTGGCCGTACTCAACCTGCTGCCGCTGCCCGTGCTCGACGGCGGCCACATCTGCTTCGCGCTGTGGGAAGGCATCACCAAACGCAAGGTGCATCCCAAGGTGGTCGGCACGCTGGTGAACATTTTCGCCATCCTGCTCATCTCCGCCATGCTCTTCCTCTCCTGGCGCGATGTCGACCGCAACTGGAACGTCAGCCGCTTCTTCAAGAAGGCCCCGGCGGAACAGGTCGATGAACCGGCACCGACGGAATAG